From a single Methanobrevibacter sp. genomic region:
- the mcrA gene encoding coenzyme-B sulfoethylthiotransferase subunit alpha: MADKKFLDAMKQKFSEDPTEKSTQFYNMGGWKQSERKTAFVNEGKAIAEKRGIPMYNPDIGTPLGQRALMSYQLSTTDTFVEGDDLHFINNAAIQQAWDDIRRTVIVGLNTAHNVLEKRLGIEVTPETITNYLETVNHAMPGAAVVQEHMVETDPLLVSDSYVKVFTGDDELADEIDSAFVLDINKEFNEEQAEALKAEVGNAVWQAVRIPSIVGRVCDGGTTSRWSAMQIGMSMISAYNQCAGEGATGDFAYASKHAEVIQMGTYLPVRRARAANELGGVPFGFMADICQASRVVPEDPVNVSLEVVALGAALYDQIWLGSYMSGGVGFTQYATAAYTDNVLDDFTYYGKDYVEDKYGELCSAPNNMDTVLDVGTEVTFYALDQYEEYPALLETHFGGSQRASVISAAAGCSTAFATGNAQTGLSAWYLGMYLHKEQHSRLGFYGYDLQDQCGAANVFSIRNDEGLPLEMRGPNYPNYAMNVGHQGEYAGIAQAPHAARGDAFAFNPLIKIAFADKNLTFDFSKVRAEFAKGALREFEPAGERTVITPAK; encoded by the coding sequence ATGGCTGATAAAAAATTCTTAGATGCAATGAAACAAAAATTCAGTGAAGACCCAACTGAAAAATCAACCCAATTCTACAACATGGGCGGTTGGAAACAATCTGAAAGAAAAACTGCATTTGTAAACGAAGGTAAAGCAATCGCTGAGAAAAGAGGAATCCCAATGTACAACCCAGACATTGGTACTCCTTTAGGTCAAAGAGCTTTAATGTCTTACCAATTATCTACTACTGATACTTTCGTTGAAGGTGACGATTTACACTTCATCAACAACGCAGCTATCCAACAAGCTTGGGATGACATTAGAAGAACTGTAATTGTAGGTTTAAACACTGCTCATAACGTTCTTGAAAAAAGATTAGGTATTGAAGTAACCCCTGAAACTATTACTAACTACCTTGAAACTGTAAACCATGCTATGCCTGGTGCAGCAGTAGTTCAAGAACACATGGTAGAAACTGACCCATTACTCGTATCAGATTCATACGTAAAAGTTTTCACTGGTGACGATGAATTAGCTGATGAAATTGATTCTGCATTTGTATTAGATATCAACAAAGAGTTCAACGAAGAACAAGCTGAAGCTTTAAAAGCTGAAGTAGGAAACGCTGTATGGCAAGCTGTAAGAATCCCTTCCATCGTAGGAAGAGTTTGTGATGGAGGTACTACCTCTAGATGGTCTGCTATGCAAATTGGTATGTCTATGATTTCTGCATACAACCAATGTGCTGGTGAAGGAGCTACTGGTGACTTCGCATACGCATCCAAACACGCAGAAGTTATTCAAATGGGTACTTACTTACCTGTAAGAAGAGCAAGAGCAGCAAACGAACTTGGTGGAGTTCCTTTCGGATTCATGGCAGATATTTGTCAAGCTTCCAGAGTTGTTCCTGAAGACCCTGTAAACGTATCATTAGAAGTAGTAGCTTTAGGTGCTGCTTTATACGACCAAATTTGGTTAGGTTCTTACATGTCTGGTGGTGTAGGATTCACTCAATATGCTACTGCTGCATACACTGATAACGTATTAGACGACTTCACTTACTACGGTAAAGATTACGTCGAAGACAAATACGGTGAATTATGCTCCGCACCTAACAATATGGATACTGTTTTAGATGTTGGTACTGAAGTAACCTTCTACGCATTAGACCAATACGAAGAATACCCAGCTTTACTCGAAACTCACTTCGGTGGATCTCAAAGAGCTTCCGTTATTTCTGCAGCTGCTGGTTGTTCCACTGCATTCGCTACTGGTAATGCACAAACTGGTTTAAGTGCATGGTACTTAGGTATGTACTTACACAAAGAACAACACTCCAGATTAGGTTTCTACGGATACGATTTACAAGATCAATGTGGTGCTGCTAACGTATTCTCCATCAGAAATGATGAAGGTTTACCACTCGAAATGAGAGGACCTAACTACCCTAACTACGCTATGAACGTAGGACACCAAGGTGAATACGCAGGTATTGCACAAGCTCCTCACGCAGCTCGTGGAGATGCTTTCGCATTCAACCCATTAATCAAAATCGCATTTGCTGATAAAAACTTAACATTCGACTTCAGTAAAGTACGTGCAGAATTTGCTAA
- the mcrG gene encoding coenzyme-B sulfoethylthiotransferase subunit gamma, which produces MVQIYPGTSQVAQNRRNFCNPEYELEKLREISDEDVVKILGHRAPGEEYKSVHPPLDEMDEPDDIVRELVKPIDGAKAGDRIRYIQFVDSMYFAPAQPYLRARSYLSRYRGIDTGTLSGRQVIEARERDIERLSKILLETEYFDTARTGIRGAGVHGHSLRLDENGLMFDMLRRQVFNKETGNVEMVKDQIGKELDEPVVLGEPLDEETLKAKTTIYRIDGEAYKDDVEAVEVLHNIHVSRSFGAFDPNAGW; this is translated from the coding sequence ATGGTACAAATTTATCCAGGTACTTCTCAGGTTGCTCAAAACAGAAGAAACTTCTGTAATCCAGAATATGAATTAGAAAAGTTAAGAGAAATCTCTGATGAAGACGTAGTAAAAATATTAGGTCACAGAGCTCCAGGTGAAGAATACAAATCTGTTCACCCACCATTAGATGAAATGGATGAGCCTGACGACATTGTAAGAGAATTAGTAAAACCTATTGACGGTGCAAAAGCAGGGGACAGAATTAGATACATCCAATTCGTAGACTCCATGTACTTTGCTCCAGCTCAACCTTACTTAAGAGCAAGATCCTACTTAAGCAGATACAGAGGAATCGATACCGGTACATTATCCGGAAGACAAGTAATCGAAGCAAGAGAAAGAGACATCGAAAGATTATCCAAAATCCTCTTAGAAACCGAATACTTCGATACAGCAAGAACCGGTATTAGAGGTGCAGGTGTACACGGTCACTCTTTAAGATTAGATGAAAACGGTTTAATGTTTGATATGCTCAGAAGACAAGTATTTAACAAAGAAACAGGTAACGTTGAAATGGTTAAAGATCAAATTGGTAAAGAATTAGATGAACCTGTTGTATTAGGTGAACCATTAGACGAAGAAACTTTAAAAGCAAAAACCACTATTTACAGAATAGATGGTGAAGCATACAAAGATGATGTAGAAGCTGTTGAAGTATTACACAACATTCATGTTTCCAGATCCTTTGGTGCATTTGATCCAAACGCAGGATGGTAA
- the mcrC gene encoding methyl-coenzyme M reductase I operon protein C, which yields MIGRCTHVVDCRETSGMGKGGSLAQRGTFAECGTDVCAVAMSPGRRHITKPVCEITFGLREANVLTSTVVLNAGAGVPHDAPASGGTLFGIMEKEIDQLNNFKLLVIHLGGVANHIIYKARLILRNVNKPCVIICESPVDCEDFAKIGVKTSKVMPADEDIKTQGTIEDIVTGVIRGETISQEKLDEIIRKVKLALGDA from the coding sequence ATGATAGGACGCTGTACTCACGTAGTTGATTGTAGGGAAACAAGTGGTATGGGAAAAGGTGGGAGCCTTGCTCAAAGAGGAACTTTCGCTGAATGTGGTACTGATGTATGTGCAGTAGCTATGTCTCCTGGACGTAGACACATTACTAAACCAGTTTGTGAAATTACTTTTGGTTTACGTGAAGCAAATGTTTTAACAAGTACTGTTGTTTTAAATGCAGGTGCTGGTGTGCCTCATGATGCTCCAGCTAGTGGTGGAACATTATTTGGTATAATGGAAAAGGAAATTGATCAATTAAATAATTTTAAGTTACTTGTAATTCACTTAGGTGGAGTTGCAAATCATATTATTTATAAAGCAAGGTTAATCTTAAGGAATGTAAACAAACCTTGTGTGATTATTTGTGAATCACCAGTTGATTGTGAAGATTTTGCTAAAATTGGTGTAAAAACTTCAAAAGTTATGCCTGCAGATGAAGATATCAAAACTCAAGGAACAATTGAGGATATCGTAACAGGAGTTATTCGTGGTGAAACAATTTCACAAGAAAAATTAGATGAAATAATTAGAAAAGTTAAATTAGCATTAGGAGATGCATAA
- the mcrD gene encoding methyl-coenzyme M reductase operon protein D — protein sequence MDIEIFPHRILGSDTTEALLNDLESIDDVQRTVIHGPRFPKGEATLPDKYKERRVINIKGEDVVLQVKTARIFIELTMESTIKEIEEVCEKHIPFGFEINQDRANYIRKHKTVTDRIKYGSADIPDDLVGMTDQYSEFESHVNIINRDRLD from the coding sequence ATGGATATTGAAATATTCCCACACAGAATTCTTGGAAGTGACACAACTGAAGCATTATTAAATGATTTAGAATCAATTGATGATGTTCAAAGAACTGTTATTCATGGTCCTAGATTTCCAAAAGGTGAAGCTACTTTACCTGATAAATATAAAGAACGTAGAGTTATCAATATTAAAGGTGAAGATGTTGTTTTACAAGTTAAAACTGCTAGAATTTTCATTGAATTAACAATGGAATCCACCATTAAAGAAATTGAAGAAGTCTGTGAAAAACATATTCCGTTCGGTTTTGAAATTAATCAAGACAGAGCAAATTATATCAGAAAACATAAAACTGTTACTGATAGAATCAAATATGGTTCTGCAGATATTCCAGATGATTTAGTAGGAATGACTGATCAGTATTCAGAATTTGAAAGCCATGTGAATATTATTAATAGAGATCGTTTAGATTAA
- the mcrB gene encoding coenzyme-B sulfoethylthiotransferase subunit beta, whose product MAKFDDKVDLYDDRGSLIASDVPIEAISPLRNPAIQSIVKGVKRTVAVNLEGVEKSVKSGSVGGDKSKILGRELDLDIVGNAEAIAEKIKATIQVAEDDDTVVNPISGGKRLLVQVPSQRIDVAAEYSVAPLATATALVQAIIDICDVSIYDANFVKAAVLGRYPQSVEYKGSNIATMLDIPQKLEGPGYALRGVKANDFTAATLKNTFQATALASIFEQTAMFEMGDAVGTYERLHLLGLAYQGLNADNIVMDLVKDNADGTVGSIVQATIARAEADGVIAPQKALTDFSIYNTDDAAKWNAYAAAGAVAATMVNVGAARAAQGVPSTLLYFNDNIEFATGLPSIDYGRAEGVAVGFSFFSHSIYGGGGPGLFNGNHVVTRHSKGFCIPCVAAAMSLDAGTQLFSPEATSGLIKEVYSQIDEFREPINAVAIAAEEIKGDI is encoded by the coding sequence ATGGCAAAGTTTGATGATAAAGTCGATTTATACGACGATAGAGGATCCTTAATTGCATCTGACGTACCAATCGAAGCTATTAGTCCTTTAAGAAACCCTGCAATTCAAAGCATCGTTAAAGGTGTAAAAAGAACTGTAGCAGTAAACTTAGAAGGAGTAGAAAAATCCGTTAAATCCGGATCTGTTGGTGGAGACAAATCTAAAATTTTAGGAAGAGAATTAGATCTCGACATTGTTGGTAATGCAGAAGCAATTGCTGAAAAAATTAAAGCAACCATCCAGGTTGCTGAAGACGATGATACTGTAGTAAATCCTATTTCTGGTGGTAAAAGATTATTAGTACAAGTACCATCTCAAAGAATTGATGTTGCTGCTGAATACTCTGTAGCACCTTTAGCTACTGCTACCGCTTTAGTACAAGCTATTATCGACATCTGTGATGTAAGCATTTACGATGCTAACTTTGTAAAAGCTGCAGTTTTAGGTAGATACCCACAATCTGTAGAATACAAAGGTTCTAACATTGCAACTATGTTAGACATTCCACAAAAACTCGAAGGACCTGGTTACGCTTTAAGAGGAGTAAAAGCAAACGATTTCACTGCTGCTACTTTAAAAAATACTTTCCAAGCTACCGCTTTAGCATCTATCTTCGAACAAACTGCTATGTTTGAAATGGGTGATGCAGTTGGTACTTACGAAAGATTACACTTATTAGGTTTAGCTTACCAAGGTTTAAATGCTGATAATATTGTTATGGATTTAGTAAAAGACAACGCAGACGGAACTGTTGGTTCTATTGTACAAGCAACTATTGCTCGTGCAGAAGCTGATGGAGTAATTGCTCCTCAAAAAGCATTAACTGACTTCTCTATCTACAACACTGATGATGCAGCTAAATGGAACGCATACGCTGCTGCTGGTGCTGTAGCTGCAACTATGGTTAACGTTGGTGCTGCTCGTGCTGCTCAAGGTGTACCATCTACTTTATTATACTTCAACGATAACATCGAATTCGCTACTGGTTTACCAAGTATTGACTATGGTAGAGCAGAAGGTGTAGCTGTAGGATTCTCATTCTTCAGTCACTCCATCTACGGTGGTGGAGGTCCTGGTTTATTCAACGGTAACCACGTTGTAACCAGACACAGTAAAGGATTCTGTATCCCTTGTGTAGCTGCTGCTATGTCCTTAGATGCAGGAACACAACTCTTTTCACCAGAAGCAACTTCTGGTTTAATTAAAGAAGTATACAGTCAAATTGACGAATTCAGAGAACCTATCAACGCTGTTGCAATTGCAGCTGAAGAAATTAAAGGTGACATCTAA
- the mmp10 gene encoding methyl coenzyme M reductase-arginine methyltransferase Mmp10 (Mmp10 (methanogenesis marker protein 10) is a cobalamin-requiring radical SAM methyltransferase that creates the methylarginine modification to methyl coenzyme M reductase.), with product MQLVADVGGIPGKDCNGFCKYCYFRKVKEVKSFGCAYCLPNKIGCERCSKGISETQSEFKSPFQVISDVQNALMMNMGRGRVTANISGGGDISCYPHLETLTSNLNQLSIPSVLSYTCGKGISDGKIASRLINNGVEEVSFTIFSSDPKLRKEWVKDQHPEEALKACKTFCENIKLTGAAVIIPGVNDGDILRQTCNDLEEWGAKGMLLMRFANTFNEGLILGNEPILKGIESQPIEDFAELVRQINSEYNFRVSGTPLCDPETGGPFAIAKDENEVFLQFIKPVTGEATIITSKIAAPFISKIFDKLEVESVNVVAVEKEIACLITKEDLEQLDLSEIKDAVIIPGRSFVHQLDAERILSADGVERLVGRGPDTLSVDGELSIDLTDENVIETELEQLNDLVDAINFFGMRRI from the coding sequence ATGCAACTTGTAGCTGATGTTGGAGGAATACCTGGTAAAGATTGTAACGGTTTTTGTAAATACTGTTACTTTAGAAAAGTGAAAGAAGTTAAAAGTTTTGGCTGTGCATATTGCCTACCCAATAAGATAGGTTGTGAAAGATGCAGCAAAGGAATTAGTGAAACACAAAGTGAATTCAAATCACCTTTCCAAGTTATAAGTGATGTGCAAAATGCATTAATGATGAACATGGGAAGAGGCAGAGTAACTGCAAACATAAGTGGCGGTGGAGATATCAGCTGCTATCCTCATCTTGAGACATTAACTTCCAATTTAAACCAATTATCAATTCCATCAGTATTAAGTTACACATGTGGAAAAGGCATAAGTGACGGTAAAATTGCTTCAAGATTAATTAATAATGGAGTTGAAGAAGTTTCATTCACTATTTTTTCATCAGACCCCAAACTTAGAAAAGAATGGGTCAAAGACCAACATCCTGAAGAAGCATTAAAAGCATGTAAAACATTTTGTGAAAACATCAAATTGACAGGTGCTGCAGTAATAATTCCCGGAGTTAATGATGGAGACATATTGCGCCAGACATGTAACGATTTGGAAGAATGGGGAGCAAAAGGAATGCTTTTAATGAGATTTGCAAATACATTCAATGAAGGATTAATCCTTGGAAATGAACCAATCTTAAAAGGCATTGAATCACAACCGATTGAAGACTTTGCAGAACTTGTCCGTCAAATCAACAGTGAATATAACTTTAGAGTAAGTGGAACTCCATTATGTGACCCTGAAACTGGAGGACCATTTGCAATAGCTAAAGATGAAAATGAAGTGTTCTTACAATTCATTAAACCAGTTACCGGTGAAGCAACAATAATAACTTCAAAAATAGCAGCACCATTCATTTCTAAAATATTTGACAAGTTAGAAGTGGAAAGTGTAAATGTAGTGGCCGTTGAAAAAGAAATAGCATGCCTAATTACAAAAGAAGACTTGGAACAACTTGATTTAAGTGAAATAAAAGATGCAGTAATCATTCCTGGAAGATCTTTTGTTCATCAACTTGATGCTGAAAGAATCTTGAGTGCTGATGGGGTTGAAAGACTTGTCGGACGTGGCCCTGATACATTAAGTGTCGATGGTGAATTAAGTATTGACCTGACCGATGAAAATGTCATAGAAACAGAATTAGAGCAATTAAATGATTTAGTGGATGCAATCAATTTCTTCGGAATGAGAAGAATATAA
- a CDS encoding methanogenesis marker 7 protein, with protein MYETLTFTGGVHKSEEIKELIEDLGGFILQESIQQMELVLNLAVPLEDVDKIEEKSKELLAKISVAPMAGSEIAIVSPTLARHHLPHAACDISEYLREFGAKDNMVGLARGDGKGTSGITENEKSLINEHDIAIFALGSFEKCIKEKSFLYDDIDIPVIVTGAPYDLTADDLPGADAYVGGLGRIPRRLRRGPDVRALDKLVETCEKILNDKKREMALDAPLVPSIVVKNAIENQVREIKDVFSPAPVTSQLDGVRVKLNYDEYADVIGNVIIDGKKLSELAEIKKSFMYDYILVKINSESSLVENSN; from the coding sequence ATGTATGAAACATTAACATTTACTGGTGGAGTTCACAAAAGTGAAGAAATTAAAGAATTAATTGAAGATTTAGGTGGATTTATTCTTCAAGAAAGTATTCAACAAATGGAATTGGTTTTAAATTTGGCTGTTCCTTTGGAAGATGTTGATAAAATCGAGGAAAAATCCAAAGAACTTTTAGCAAAGATTTCAGTTGCTCCTATGGCAGGTTCTGAGATAGCTATTGTTTCACCAACACTTGCAAGGCATCACTTGCCTCATGCAGCATGTGATATTTCAGAATATCTACGTGAATTTGGTGCAAAGGATAATATGGTAGGTCTTGCTAGAGGTGATGGTAAAGGTACTTCTGGAATCACTGAAAATGAAAAAAGCTTAATCAATGAACATGACATAGCTATTTTTGCTTTAGGCAGTTTTGAAAAATGTATCAAAGAAAAATCATTCTTATATGATGATATTGATATTCCTGTTATCGTAACTGGTGCTCCATATGATCTTACTGCAGATGATCTTCCGGGTGCAGATGCATATGTTGGAGGGTTAGGTAGAATTCCTAGAAGACTCAGAAGAGGACCTGACGTTCGTGCACTTGATAAATTGGTTGAAACCTGTGAAAAAATCTTAAATGATAAAAAACGTGAAATGGCACTTGATGCACCATTAGTACCATCTATTGTTGTAAAAAATGCAATTGAAAATCAAGTTAGAGAAATTAAAGATGTTTTCTCTCCAGCGCCAGTAACTTCACAGCTTGATGGTGTTCGTGTAAAATTAAATTATGATGAATATGCTGATGTAATAGGTAATGTTATTATTGACGGCAAAAAATTATCTGAACTTGCTGAGATTAAAAAATCATTCATGTATGATTATATCTTGGTAAAAATAAATAGTGAGAGTTCTCTTGTTGAGAATTCAAACTAA
- the comB gene encoding 2-phosphosulfolactate phosphatase, translating to MKVTLSFEESESLDVSIMVDALRASSTITLALDNFNKVIPCFTPEAAFELKEKLGGVVAGERGGKKIEGFDLGNSPVAIKDYKTDNDHLILTTSNGTRILKNMKSTVLVGSMINAREAARRSIEIADDHIDVVMAGVKGEFAIEDFLASGEILYWISQELDDCELSEYAKSAILASRDYDSLKEAFTNSRSARRLIELGYESDVELCSMKNISTNVAIYENQELILL from the coding sequence ATGAAAGTTACATTAAGTTTTGAAGAAAGTGAAAGTTTGGATGTTTCAATAATGGTTGATGCACTAAGAGCCAGTTCCACAATAACATTGGCTTTGGATAATTTCAATAAAGTAATTCCATGCTTCACACCTGAAGCGGCATTTGAGTTGAAAGAAAAACTTGGTGGAGTTGTTGCAGGAGAACGTGGAGGCAAAAAGATTGAAGGTTTTGACCTTGGAAATTCCCCGGTTGCAATAAAAGATTACAAAACCGACAATGACCATCTAATTTTAACAACAAGCAACGGAACAAGAATACTTAAGAATATGAAATCCACAGTGCTTGTTGGATCCATGATTAATGCACGTGAAGCTGCACGTAGAAGCATTGAAATTGCAGATGACCATATTGACGTCGTGATGGCAGGAGTTAAAGGAGAATTTGCAATAGAGGACTTTTTGGCATCCGGCGAGATATTATACTGGATCAGTCAGGAATTAGATGACTGTGAGTTAAGTGAATATGCAAAATCAGCAATTCTTGCAAGCAGAGATTATGACTCATTAAAAGAAGCATTCACAAATTCAAGATCAGCTAGAAGATTGATTGAACTTGGCTATGAAAGTGATGTGGAACTTTGCAGTATGAAGAACATCTCCACAAATGTGGCAATCTATGAAAATCAAGAATTAATATTATTATAA
- a CDS encoding TraB/GumN family protein encodes MFFLNRELLTIIGTAHVSEESVNEVKDAIYEQHPDIVAIELDRGRYIKIRNKMRGVEEDDNIQITRIIKENKVGLFLVSTLLGYFQSKIGAEVDVDPGSEMIGAIEACEDLNIPIALIDREINTTLQRALNKMGFMEKAKFGYGLIASVLGFDDEEEDIDIEDLKNSENIDDMMEMFKDEAPSIYEVLVHERDAYLAGKIMQIPYEHVIAVVGAGHKPGIEKYLDNPETLPNLKELEVINDKKGIPWLKIFLAMIPILFVVIFFLAFFNGINITGNIYEFIVISVIMGFIGSILSGSKIQSAIVGGIVAPLTIIHPLLAAGWFSGLTEAKYRNVRQSDIKNLAKIESLKDLWHNNIFRILLVVIGTNLGVSLATLVILPSKVFIPLFMKIFGG; translated from the coding sequence GTGTTTTTTTTGAATAGAGAATTATTAACAATTATTGGTACCGCTCATGTATCTGAAGAAAGTGTTAATGAAGTAAAGGATGCTATCTATGAACAACACCCAGATATCGTTGCTATCGAACTTGACAGAGGACGATATATAAAAATAAGAAATAAAATGAGAGGTGTTGAAGAGGACGATAACATCCAGATTACTAGAATAATCAAAGAAAATAAAGTAGGATTATTCTTAGTTAGTACACTTCTCGGATATTTCCAGTCAAAGATTGGAGCAGAAGTGGATGTTGATCCAGGTTCTGAAATGATTGGTGCTATCGAAGCATGTGAAGACTTGAATATTCCAATTGCTCTTATTGACCGTGAGATAAATACTACATTACAAAGGGCATTGAATAAAATGGGCTTTATGGAAAAAGCAAAATTTGGATATGGTCTAATAGCTTCAGTTCTAGGATTTGATGATGAAGAAGAAGACATTGATATTGAAGACTTGAAAAACTCCGAAAATATTGATGACATGATGGAAATGTTTAAAGATGAGGCTCCAAGCATTTATGAAGTTCTTGTACATGAAAGAGACGCATACCTTGCCGGAAAAATAATGCAAATACCATATGAACATGTTATTGCAGTTGTTGGAGCTGGACACAAACCTGGAATTGAAAAATACCTTGATAACCCAGAAACCTTACCAAACTTAAAAGAATTGGAAGTCATCAATGATAAAAAAGGCATTCCATGGCTTAAAATATTCCTAGCAATGATTCCAATATTATTTGTTGTGATATTTTTTCTGGCATTTTTTAATGGGATAAACATCACAGGAAACATCTATGAATTCATAGTAATCAGTGTGATTATGGGTTTTATCGGATCAATTCTTTCAGGTTCCAAAATCCAATCAGCAATTGTTGGTGGTATAGTTGCTCCATTAACTATTATACATCCATTGCTTGCTGCAGGATGGTTTTCAGGATTGACTGAAGCAAAATACAGAAATGTAAGACAAAGTGACATTAAGAATCTTGCCAAAATCGAAAGTCTTAAAGATTTATGGCATAACAATATATTCAGAATATTGCTTGTAGTTATTGGAACCAATTTAGGAGTTAGCCTTGCTACCTTGGTAATTTTACCATCAAAAGTTTTCATACCATTATTCATGAAAATATTTGGCGGATAA
- a CDS encoding DUF1922 domain-containing protein, which translates to MYFIFRCDCGRALYAKEGVATRKCVCGKTLKVKSRRIFQKVATREEASLAVQQMQDKIYGNTGFMKASDL; encoded by the coding sequence ATGTATTTTATATTTCGTTGTGATTGTGGACGTGCACTCTATGCAAAAGAGGGAGTAGCTACACGCAAATGCGTTTGTGGTAAAACATTAAAAGTAAAATCAAGACGCATATTTCAAAAGGTAGCAACAAGAGAGGAAGCGTCATTGGCTGTACAGCAGATGCAAGATAAAATATATGGAAACACTGGATTCATGAAAGCCAGTGATTTATAA
- a CDS encoding hemolysin family protein, whose amino-acid sequence MAELAVVSIRKAKMQKYIEEGNKNAQIVFDLLEDPNEFLSTVQIGISLIGVLTGAFGGITLAEPLAKIIYFVPYCDMISVALVVIVTTYLTLVVGEIVPKVIALNDPEKVSLKVARSMVILSKISRPVSFVLAKSSSFLLWLMRIEDKTDEIVTEEEIELMIKEGREDGTIEKEEEDIIKRVFKLDDQKVESIMTPRNEIIWIDLDDDKNANKVKIIESRRSIFPIANGELDDFIGVVQAKDILSMMFIEDEEFDIHKIIKEPLVISEHLETLELLKEFKENQEYVHMSLVVDEFGSVEGLITLNDLLEGIVGDIPGIDEEDDPEAIKRDDGTWLIDGRYPIDKFKELFDFKDSLPDEEEDNYTTLAGFILSISGTIPNEKDKYECDRFIFEIIDIDGHQIDKVLVTDLGPQEEETEEEE is encoded by the coding sequence ATGGCAGAACTTGCTGTTGTATCCATAAGAAAAGCGAAAATGCAGAAATACATAGAAGAAGGAAATAAAAACGCACAAATTGTTTTTGATTTACTCGAAGATCCAAACGAATTCTTATCTACAGTTCAAATTGGAATTTCACTCATTGGTGTCTTGACTGGGGCATTCGGTGGAATAACCTTAGCTGAACCATTAGCTAAAATAATCTATTTTGTACCATATTGTGATATGATTAGTGTAGCTTTGGTTGTTATTGTTACAACTTACCTAACTTTAGTTGTTGGAGAAATTGTACCGAAAGTAATTGCTTTAAATGACCCTGAAAAAGTTTCACTTAAAGTTGCAAGAAGCATGGTTATTCTATCCAAAATATCAAGACCTGTCAGTTTTGTTCTTGCAAAATCAAGTAGTTTTCTTTTATGGTTAATGAGAATCGAAGATAAAACCGATGAAATAGTTACCGAAGAAGAAATTGAACTGATGATTAAAGAAGGAAGAGAAGACGGAACTATCGAAAAAGAGGAAGAAGACATTATCAAAAGAGTTTTCAAACTTGATGATCAAAAAGTTGAAAGTATAATGACTCCTCGTAACGAGATTATTTGGATTGACCTTGACGATGACAAAAACGCAAATAAAGTCAAAATCATTGAAAGTAGAAGATCAATCTTCCCAATAGCTAACGGTGAATTGGATGATTTTATTGGGGTAGTTCAAGCAAAAGACATCCTTTCAATGATGTTTATTGAAGATGAAGAATTTGACATTCACAAAATCATAAAAGAACCTTTGGTAATCTCTGAACATTTAGAAACATTAGAATTATTAAAAGAATTCAAGGAAAACCAAGAATACGTACACATGTCTCTTGTAGTAGACGAATTTGGAAGTGTAGAAGGTTTAATCACATTAAACGATTTACTTGAAGGAATCGTTGGAGATATTCCTGGAATTGATGAAGAAGATGACCCTGAAGCAATAAAAAGAGATGACGGAACCTGGTTAATCGATGGAAGATACCCAATTGACAAGTTTAAGGAATTGTTTGACTTTAAGGATTCCCTTCCTGATGAAGAAGAGGACAATTACACAACTCTTGCTGGATTTATCTTAAGTATCAGTGGAACTATTCCAAATGAGAAAGACAAATACGAATGTGACAGATTCATATTTGAAATTATAGATATTGATGGTCACCAAATCGATAAGGTTCTTGTAACTGACCTTGGACCACAAGAGGAAGAAACAGAAGAAGAGGAATAA